One Euzebya sp. genomic window carries:
- a CDS encoding HD domain-containing protein — protein MSKLLPVNPYSDLSIDSEVRERVKTYTLPPDDTVRLYGPEVTIVDSPQFQRLAGIKQLGTTNYVYRGALHTRFEHSLGTLQRAEEMLQAVARNRTTPGEVEASARRVARLACLLHDLPHVPYGHTLEDEFSLLQRHDKNPSRMQALLVESHIGDLLRSTIGQDEFEVLVKTLEAKTDEEIAALKYPYVGDIVGNTLCADLLDYVPRDLAACGMPVTINRRFLDYLTLTGPETPVELNRRRLAVNIDKAGMPRPDVESEIVALLTHRYTLAERVYFHHAKNAASVMIGRAVQALGLAMGEDDPQSQDDAFLDLTDDVLLQILANPDLAAAYGIDIAPSAADRALCRELGSALRERRLYKVAFLAVKDDLPADAADLYARYGARPQTRRELEDRIAALAGADPGQVLIHLPRPKMMHKDADVRVLINGGQSILKLSEWDDLHSRRIRSLNEAHQGLWRLTVYVHPAVRENEEKRLRVLALAEEEFNARSRVNPKVGSPFTDLLFDQFAPQKGWLPMHRPALAGAQHSQAGSLQAVVDTLHEQVLAWSEENGVDPPTLD, from the coding sequence ATTCACCCCAGTTCCAGCGACTGGCCGGCATCAAGCAACTGGGCACGACGAACTACGTCTACCGCGGCGCCCTGCACACCCGCTTCGAGCATTCGCTCGGCACACTGCAGCGTGCCGAGGAGATGCTCCAGGCGGTCGCCCGGAATCGCACGACACCTGGTGAAGTTGAAGCCAGCGCGCGACGGGTTGCACGACTGGCGTGTCTTCTCCACGATCTCCCCCACGTGCCCTACGGTCACACACTGGAGGACGAGTTCTCGCTACTCCAGCGTCATGACAAGAACCCCAGCAGGATGCAAGCTCTCCTAGTTGAAAGCCACATCGGTGACCTGCTACGAAGCACCATCGGCCAAGACGAATTCGAAGTCTTGGTCAAGACCCTCGAAGCCAAGACGGACGAGGAGATAGCCGCGCTCAAGTATCCGTACGTTGGGGATATCGTCGGGAATACCCTCTGTGCCGACCTACTCGACTACGTGCCCCGTGACTTGGCGGCGTGCGGGATGCCGGTCACGATTAACCGCCGGTTCCTTGATTACCTTACTCTCACGGGTCCAGAGACGCCGGTCGAACTCAACCGTCGCCGCCTTGCCGTCAACATCGACAAGGCGGGTATGCCAAGGCCCGACGTAGAGTCCGAGATTGTCGCGCTACTCACGCATCGTTACACTCTTGCGGAACGCGTCTACTTCCACCATGCCAAGAACGCTGCGTCCGTAATGATCGGTCGCGCCGTTCAAGCTCTGGGACTGGCAATGGGCGAGGATGACCCCCAGTCCCAGGACGATGCGTTTCTTGACCTAACCGACGACGTCCTTCTGCAGATTTTGGCCAATCCCGACTTGGCCGCTGCCTACGGCATCGACATCGCCCCGTCCGCGGCCGACCGAGCGCTCTGCCGAGAGCTCGGAAGTGCACTGCGTGAACGACGCCTATACAAGGTCGCATTCCTAGCGGTGAAAGACGACCTGCCTGCGGATGCCGCTGACCTCTATGCCCGATACGGAGCCCGGCCGCAAACCCGGCGAGAACTAGAGGACCGCATCGCCGCCCTAGCCGGGGCCGACCCAGGGCAGGTCCTCATTCATCTGCCTCGGCCCAAGATGATGCATAAGGACGCGGACGTTCGCGTGTTGATTAATGGCGGGCAGAGCATTCTTAAACTCTCCGAGTGGGACGACCTGCATTCACGGAGGATCCGTTCCCTTAACGAGGCTCACCAAGGGCTGTGGCGCCTCACCGTTTACGTGCATCCCGCGGTACGTGAGAACGAAGAGAAGCGCCTGCGAGTACTTGCCCTCGCCGAGGAAGAGTTCAACGCCCGTTCTCGTGTGAATCCGAAGGTCGGCAGTCCGTTTACCGATCTCCTATTCGACCAATTCGCGCCACAGAAGGGTTGGCTGCCCATGCACCGGCCCGCGTTGGCGGGGGCGCAACATAGTCAAGCTGGTTCACTGCAGGCTGTAGTGGACACGCTTCACGAACAGGTTTTGGCGTGGTCCGAGGAGAATGGGGTTGACCCACCCACCCTGGACTAG